The following proteins are encoded in a genomic region of Devosia lucknowensis:
- a CDS encoding transporter substrate-binding domain-containing protein, with protein MKKLMLAATAVLALGTPAFAQETVRIATEGAYAPWNFLNDSGAPAGFEIDLGNAICEKASLSCEWIINDWDSIIPNLLAGNYDLIMAGMSITDERLETIDFSQNYFPPDPSKFVAPAGDTVDPANLSGARIGVQGGTIQAAYAEENLASGNTVVTFSTADQAMADLMAGNLDTILADGAYLEPVVAASPDAIVFVGEDVMIGNGVGAGLRKDDADLKAKVDEALTALKADGTVDKLIAQWFEGRGPYFAE; from the coding sequence ATGAAGAAGTTGATGCTCGCGGCCACGGCCGTCCTCGCTCTCGGCACTCCTGCATTCGCACAGGAAACCGTGCGCATTGCCACCGAAGGCGCCTATGCGCCGTGGAATTTCCTCAACGATTCCGGCGCGCCGGCTGGCTTCGAAATCGACCTCGGCAATGCCATCTGCGAGAAGGCCAGCCTGTCTTGCGAATGGATCATCAACGACTGGGATTCGATCATCCCCAACCTGCTCGCCGGCAACTACGACCTGATCATGGCTGGCATGTCGATCACCGACGAGCGCCTCGAGACCATCGACTTCTCGCAGAACTACTTCCCGCCCGATCCGTCCAAGTTCGTTGCGCCTGCCGGTGACACGGTTGATCCCGCCAATCTTTCGGGCGCGCGCATTGGCGTCCAGGGTGGCACGATCCAGGCTGCCTATGCCGAGGAAAACCTCGCTTCGGGCAACACCGTGGTGACCTTCTCGACGGCTGACCAGGCAATGGCCGACCTGATGGCCGGCAATCTCGACACCATCCTCGCCGATGGCGCTTACCTCGAGCCGGTCGTTGCGGCCTCGCCCGACGCCATCGTTTTCGTGGGCGAAGACGTGATGATCGGCAACGGCGTCGGTGCAGGCCTGCGCAAGGACGATGCGGACCTCAAGGCCAAGGTCGATGAAGCGCTGACCGCTCTCAAGGCCGACGGCACTGTCGACAAGCTGATCGCACAGTGGTTCGAAGGCCGCGGTCCCTATTTCGCCGAGTAA
- a CDS encoding ABC transporter permease subunit: MFDDIAFWVSYLTNGKHLTWYASFQFTIFAALMGGALAVVFGLAGATAKNSRFLPFRMIGWFYSSIVRGVPDVLFFLFFPLAFEQGVEWLVATQVCSPEMIAAQTAPWPPCREANWFLGTTEYLLLASVSLGLVYGAFASNVIHGALRSVPAGQLEAARAFGMSARQVLWRVHIRQMWVYALPGLSNVWMLIIKATSLLSLLQIADIVLWADRLGAPNFLPSVGLVHDDWRWRYYLVLFVFYILVTWLSERAFEAIMRRAGRGILSEAQA, encoded by the coding sequence ATGTTCGACGACATCGCCTTCTGGGTCAGCTACCTCACCAACGGCAAGCACCTGACCTGGTATGCCAGCTTCCAGTTCACCATCTTCGCGGCCCTCATGGGCGGCGCGCTGGCGGTCGTCTTCGGCCTGGCTGGAGCCACGGCCAAGAATTCTCGCTTTCTTCCGTTCCGGATGATTGGCTGGTTCTATTCCTCGATCGTGCGGGGCGTGCCCGACGTCCTTTTCTTCCTGTTCTTTCCGCTAGCATTCGAGCAGGGCGTGGAATGGCTGGTCGCCACGCAGGTGTGCAGCCCGGAGATGATCGCGGCGCAGACCGCGCCCTGGCCGCCCTGCAGAGAAGCCAACTGGTTCCTCGGCACCACCGAATACCTGCTCCTGGCCAGCGTATCCCTCGGCCTCGTCTACGGGGCCTTCGCATCCAACGTGATCCATGGCGCGCTACGCTCTGTTCCTGCCGGACAGCTCGAAGCGGCGCGGGCATTCGGCATGTCGGCCCGGCAGGTTCTCTGGCGCGTCCATATCCGCCAGATGTGGGTCTATGCCCTCCCCGGCCTTTCCAATGTCTGGATGCTGATCATCAAGGCCACCTCGCTGCTTTCGCTGCTGCAGATCGCCGACATCGTGCTCTGGGCCGATCGCCTCGGCGCACCCAATTTCCTGCCTTCGGTCGGCCTCGTGCATGACGACTGGCGCTGGCGCTACTACCTCGTCCTCTTCGTTTTCTACATCCTCGTCACCTGGCTGTCGGAGCGTGCGTTCGAAGCCATCATGCGCCGGGCCGGTCGCGGTATTCTCAGCGAGGCACAGGCCTGA
- a CDS encoding ABC transporter permease subunit (The N-terminal region of this protein, as described by TIGR01726, is a three transmembrane segment that identifies a subfamily of ABC transporter permease subunits, which specificities that include histidine, arginine, glutamine, glutamate, L-cystine (sic), the opines (in Agrobacterium) octopine and nopaline, etc.): MDGFFNDLAIMAPAVLFNIYFALASIPIGFVLAVFLALGKASPNPLINRLSRGYIYAFRGSPLFIQFFMFYSLALSLNVGLWKPMGWSGVVLHPLFMGPLVLILNTAAYTAEIFYGALRAVPRGAVEAARAYGMSRRQQFTRVIWPNLIRLAWPAYTNEVVFLFHATAIVYFALPVLSGQGELMITAKGLFERDFNAFLHFSVAALYFLMVSLIVFFIFGLVYQRLMRHLPAQPRMRFAPKWIR, translated from the coding sequence ATGGACGGGTTCTTCAACGATCTGGCCATCATGGCGCCGGCAGTTCTGTTCAACATCTATTTTGCCTTGGCCTCGATACCGATAGGCTTCGTGCTCGCCGTATTCCTGGCCCTGGGCAAGGCCTCGCCGAACCCGCTCATCAACCGCCTCTCGCGTGGCTATATCTACGCGTTCCGCGGCTCGCCGCTCTTCATCCAGTTCTTCATGTTCTATTCGCTGGCATTGTCGCTCAATGTCGGCCTCTGGAAGCCGATGGGATGGTCGGGCGTGGTGCTCCATCCCCTGTTCATGGGCCCTCTGGTCCTCATCCTGAACACGGCGGCCTATACGGCCGAGATTTTTTACGGCGCGCTTCGGGCCGTACCCCGTGGTGCCGTCGAGGCGGCGCGCGCCTATGGCATGAGCAGGCGGCAGCAGTTCACCAGGGTGATCTGGCCCAATCTCATCCGCCTTGCCTGGCCCGCCTACACCAACGAAGTGGTCTTCCTGTTCCACGCCACCGCCATCGTCTACTTCGCCCTGCCGGTGCTCTCAGGCCAGGGAGAATTGATGATTACGGCCAAGGGCCTGTTCGAGCGCGACTTCAATGCGTTCCTGCATTTTTCGGTCGCGGCGCTCTACTTCCTCATGGTCTCGCTGATCGTGTTCTTCATCTTCGGTCTCGTCTACCAGCGACTGATGCGGCACCTTCCGGCGCAGCCCCGCATGCGCTTCGCGCCCAAATGGATCCGCTAA
- a CDS encoding succinylglutamate desuccinylase/aspartoacylase family protein — MTFQQHSEVLAGDTPGQTHTLYWYTIGPTTAATKVYMQAALHADEQPGTMALHHLLPKLRDADAAGQLNARFVIYPSVNPLGLATRVLRRHIGRYDLETGVNFNRRWPDLYPLIKDAVSDKFSTDPSANIRVIREAVSKMLAFQSPATTIQRLRRHIMLAAHDADIVLDLHCDDESLKHIFTSPDLMPGLQDLADHMGVAATLTAEDSGGGSFDEVLPNLYRKAQRDNPDVPIPMAAETATLEYRGQADTHDEIGAEDAKGLFDFLAGRGLIQTTPPAAKPAPGPTPFEATEVLRADRPGLLAYRVKLGDRVKKGDVVADIIAMDGPEAFLARSPLRAGTDGIILSRASAKYVVVGSSVAKIVGKDILPTRAGGYLLED, encoded by the coding sequence ATGACTTTCCAGCAACATTCCGAAGTTCTGGCCGGCGACACTCCCGGCCAGACGCACACCCTTTACTGGTACACGATCGGCCCCACGACCGCCGCGACCAAGGTTTACATGCAGGCCGCCCTGCATGCCGACGAGCAGCCCGGCACCATGGCTCTCCACCATCTGCTCCCAAAACTGCGCGATGCGGATGCGGCGGGTCAGCTGAACGCGCGCTTCGTCATCTACCCTTCGGTCAACCCGCTGGGCCTTGCAACCCGGGTGTTGCGCCGGCATATCGGCCGCTATGATCTGGAGACCGGCGTCAACTTCAACCGGCGCTGGCCGGACCTCTATCCGCTGATAAAAGACGCCGTTTCGGATAAATTTTCCACTGATCCGTCGGCAAATATTCGCGTCATCCGCGAAGCGGTTAGCAAAATGCTAGCCTTTCAGAGTCCCGCCACGACAATCCAGCGCTTGCGTCGTCACATCATGCTGGCCGCACACGATGCCGACATTGTCCTCGACCTGCATTGCGATGACGAAAGCCTCAAACACATCTTCACCTCGCCCGACCTGATGCCGGGTCTGCAGGACCTCGCCGACCATATGGGCGTGGCGGCGACGCTGACGGCGGAAGACAGCGGCGGCGGTTCCTTCGACGAGGTTCTGCCCAATCTCTACCGCAAGGCGCAGCGCGACAATCCGGATGTGCCGATCCCCATGGCGGCCGAGACGGCGACGCTCGAATACAGGGGACAAGCCGATACCCATGACGAGATCGGCGCCGAGGATGCGAAGGGGCTTTTCGATTTCCTGGCAGGTCGCGGCCTCATCCAGACGACGCCGCCCGCAGCCAAACCGGCGCCTGGCCCAACGCCTTTCGAAGCGACCGAAGTCCTGCGGGCGGACCGGCCCGGTCTCCTGGCCTATCGCGTCAAGCTCGGCGACCGGGTCAAGAAGGGCGACGTCGTTGCCGACATCATTGCAATGGATGGTCCCGAAGCCTTCCTCGCCCGCAGCCCGCTCCGTGCCGGGACCGATGGCATCATCCTCTCGCGCGCCAGCGCCAAGTATGTCGTCGTCGGATCCTCGGTCGCCAAGATCGTTGGCAAGGACATCCTGCCCACGCGCGCGGGTGGCTACCTGCTCGAAGACTGA
- a CDS encoding putative bifunctional diguanylate cyclase/phosphodiesterase: MSGPTNAFSRINGFVDRAIGADGLSHALRDKLLGQQLASVALMVPSLMAASLIVSAVFMVVTWGQPIFGPLAALLSIINAIHLYASIQASRGRPQKRDSRRAVRKVLGLALTVGVLWGAVLSMLPVEQDAAIRTVALLGAGGLLCISLIALINYPQALAAFTIPIVIGSARGLTGLGQSGDLLVQATLIAGFTFILVTVVFNHASGFVALRASEMLVEEKRQIIGLLLREFEQTASDWVWGVDTSGVVNRLSGGFTKATGASEADMLGVDLLAFLKDITAPGDAMIRQIERAMASGETFQDVEIEIMGTGRECWWRLTGKPAYDEAGKYLGYLGTGSDISERKISERRITLLAHHDSLTGLLNRTRFTEQLSLNVSRLERYGTPFAVMYLDLDQFKGVNDTKGHMAGDRLLAEVAARMQSALRDIDLAARFGGDEFAILLPETGDKGAVDALAARLVAMMREPFVVDGDMFLIGASIGIAMAPSDGARPDHLLRNADLALYRAKSDGRSTYRFFENQMDSEVREKRMIEAELRGAIARGELVLHYQPLVNADDGQPTGFEALVRWNHPTRGLVPPADFIAIAEQSDLIVDIGDWTINQACLAASSWPDHLTVAVNLSARHFRRSDIGGVVETALRRSGLAPERLEIEITEGLLIENPEEVIEKLGEIRALGVTIAMDDFGTGYSSLSYLLKFPFDKIKIDRSFVVASTNDPIARDILRAIATMAKTLKLRITAEGVETAEQAAFLSEIACHQLQGFYFARPLSQADLPAYLLASIPAEAHEERFPQALAS, from the coding sequence ATGTCGGGGCCCACGAATGCATTTTCTCGGATCAACGGTTTCGTCGATCGCGCCATAGGCGCGGACGGCCTGTCCCATGCATTGCGCGACAAGCTGCTTGGCCAGCAACTGGCCTCCGTGGCGCTCATGGTTCCGTCGCTGATGGCGGCGTCGCTGATCGTCTCGGCTGTCTTCATGGTAGTCACATGGGGCCAGCCGATTTTCGGCCCGCTGGCAGCGCTGCTCAGCATCATCAATGCCATTCACCTCTACGCGTCCATTCAGGCATCGCGCGGCCGTCCGCAAAAGCGGGATTCCCGTCGCGCCGTCCGCAAGGTTCTTGGATTGGCGCTGACGGTCGGCGTGCTCTGGGGCGCCGTCCTCTCCATGCTGCCCGTCGAACAGGATGCGGCCATCCGTACGGTGGCCCTGCTTGGGGCAGGCGGTCTGTTGTGCATTTCGCTGATTGCCCTCATCAATTATCCGCAGGCTCTCGCCGCTTTCACTATTCCCATCGTCATCGGATCGGCCCGAGGCCTCACCGGGCTCGGCCAGTCCGGCGACCTTCTGGTGCAGGCGACACTGATCGCAGGCTTCACCTTCATCCTGGTGACGGTGGTGTTCAATCACGCGTCCGGCTTCGTGGCCCTGCGCGCTTCGGAGATGCTGGTCGAAGAAAAACGCCAGATTATCGGCCTGCTCCTGCGCGAATTCGAACAGACGGCATCTGACTGGGTCTGGGGCGTCGATACGTCGGGGGTGGTCAATCGGCTCTCGGGTGGGTTTACCAAGGCCACGGGCGCATCGGAGGCCGACATGCTCGGCGTGGACCTCCTGGCCTTCCTCAAGGACATCACGGCTCCCGGCGATGCCATGATCCGCCAGATCGAGCGCGCCATGGCGAGTGGCGAAACTTTCCAGGATGTCGAAATCGAGATCATGGGCACGGGCCGCGAGTGCTGGTGGCGGCTGACGGGCAAGCCTGCCTATGACGAGGCCGGCAAATATCTGGGTTATCTCGGCACCGGGTCCGATATCAGCGAGCGCAAGATTTCCGAGCGTCGCATCACCCTTCTCGCACACCACGATTCGCTGACCGGGCTGCTCAACCGGACGCGGTTCACCGAGCAACTGTCACTCAACGTCTCCCGGCTCGAGCGGTACGGGACGCCATTTGCGGTCATGTATCTCGATCTCGACCAGTTCAAGGGCGTCAACGACACCAAAGGGCATATGGCCGGCGACCGGTTGCTGGCTGAAGTGGCGGCAAGAATGCAGTCGGCGCTGCGCGATATCGACCTGGCGGCCCGGTTCGGCGGCGACGAGTTTGCCATTCTGCTGCCCGAGACCGGCGACAAGGGGGCGGTGGACGCGCTGGCCGCCCGGCTCGTCGCCATGATGCGCGAGCCCTTCGTCGTGGATGGCGACATGTTCCTGATCGGGGCCAGCATCGGCATTGCCATGGCGCCCAGCGATGGCGCACGCCCCGATCACCTCCTGCGCAATGCCGATCTGGCGCTTTATCGCGCCAAGTCCGACGGACGCTCGACGTACCGCTTCTTCGAGAACCAGATGGATTCCGAGGTGCGCGAGAAGCGCATGATCGAGGCCGAATTGCGCGGTGCCATCGCGCGCGGCGAACTGGTCCTGCACTACCAGCCCCTCGTCAATGCAGATGATGGCCAGCCCACCGGCTTCGAAGCCCTGGTGCGCTGGAACCATCCCACACGCGGGCTGGTCCCGCCTGCCGACTTCATTGCCATCGCCGAGCAGTCCGACCTCATCGTCGACATCGGCGACTGGACTATCAACCAGGCTTGCCTCGCCGCCTCGTCCTGGCCCGACCATCTGACCGTCGCGGTCAACCTCTCGGCCCGCCATTTCCGTCGCTCCGACATTGGCGGCGTGGTGGAAACAGCCCTGCGCAGATCCGGCCTCGCGCCTGAACGCCTCGAAATCGAGATCACCGAAGGTCTGCTGATCGAGAACCCCGAAGAGGTGATCGAGAAGCTCGGTGAGATCCGCGCCCTTGGCGTGACCATTGCCATGGACGATTTCGGCACCGGCTATTCGTCGCTCAGCTATCTGCTGAAATTTCCGTTCGACAAGATCAAGATCGACCGCTCCTTCGTGGTCGCATCGACCAATGACCCGATCGCCCGCGACATCCTCAGGGCCATCGCCACCATGGCCAAGACGCTGAAGCTGCGGATCACGGCAGAAGGCGTCGAGACGGCCGAGCAGGCGGCGTTCCTTTCGGAAATCGCCTGCCACCAGCTTCAGGGTTTTTACTTTGCACGTCCGCTTTCGCAGGCTGACCTGCCCGCCTACCTGCTGGCGAGCATCCCGGCAGAAGCCCATGAGGAGCGGTTTCCTCAGGCGTTGGCCAGCTAG
- the uxuA gene encoding mannonate dehydratase: MRQTWRWFGPKDLTSIDDITQAGAVGVVSALHHVPNGVVWTPDEIEKRHREIATRKDGSASGLTWDVVESLPVSEDIKKQKGDWREHIANYKVSMKHLADSGIETICYNFMPVLDWTRTDLRWTVAHGGSCMRFDINDFAAFDIHILQRSGAAADFTNAIADEAARRFEAMDEDDKKQLARNVTMGLPGSTESMSLQDVQAHLDEYGAINRDQLREHFIAFLEEVVPVAEDLGLRLCCHPDDPPFALLGLPRIMSTAEDYSYILNAVDSPANGMTFCTGSLGARPDNDLPAMFGQFASKVHFLHLRNVKRDTDDVAGSFYEAEHLAGDTDMVSVIAAILIEERRRKAEGRADWEIPMRPDHGQDILDDLGRRSQPGYPTIGRMKGLAELRGVMKALEHAQWGLGRA, translated from the coding sequence GTGCGACAGACATGGCGTTGGTTCGGCCCAAAGGACCTCACCAGCATCGACGACATCACCCAGGCCGGTGCCGTCGGCGTCGTCAGTGCGTTGCACCATGTGCCCAATGGCGTCGTCTGGACGCCGGACGAGATCGAAAAACGCCATCGCGAAATCGCCACCCGCAAGGATGGTTCTGCATCCGGCCTCACCTGGGACGTTGTCGAAAGCCTGCCGGTCAGCGAGGACATCAAGAAGCAGAAGGGCGACTGGCGCGAGCACATTGCCAACTACAAGGTGTCGATGAAGCACCTTGCCGACAGCGGCATCGAGACCATCTGCTACAATTTCATGCCGGTGCTCGACTGGACGCGCACCGATCTGCGCTGGACAGTCGCGCATGGCGGCTCCTGCATGCGCTTCGACATCAACGATTTCGCGGCCTTCGATATCCACATTCTCCAGCGTTCCGGCGCTGCCGCCGATTTCACCAATGCCATCGCCGACGAGGCGGCCCGTCGCTTCGAGGCGATGGACGAAGATGACAAGAAGCAGTTGGCGCGAAACGTCACCATGGGTCTGCCCGGGTCTACGGAAAGCATGTCGCTGCAGGACGTCCAGGCGCACCTGGACGAATATGGCGCCATCAACCGCGACCAGTTGCGCGAGCATTTCATCGCCTTCCTCGAAGAGGTCGTTCCGGTCGCCGAAGATCTGGGCCTGCGCCTCTGCTGCCATCCGGACGATCCGCCGTTTGCGCTGCTCGGCCTGCCGCGCATCATGTCCACGGCCGAGGACTACAGCTATATCCTCAACGCGGTGGACAGCCCCGCCAACGGTATGACCTTCTGCACCGGCTCGCTCGGTGCGCGCCCGGACAATGACCTGCCTGCCATGTTCGGGCAGTTCGCATCCAAGGTCCATTTCCTCCACCTTCGCAACGTCAAGCGCGACACCGATGACGTCGCCGGCTCGTTCTACGAAGCGGAGCACCTGGCCGGCGACACCGACATGGTGTCGGTCATCGCTGCTATTCTTATCGAGGAACGCCGCCGCAAGGCCGAGGGGCGCGCCGATTGGGAAATCCCGATGCGCCCCGATCATGGTCAGGACATCCTTGACGATCTGGGCCGTCGGTCGCAGCCGGGTTATCCCACGATCGGGCGCATGAAGGGCCTCGCCGAACTGCGCGGCGTCATGAAGGCGCTCGAGCATGCCCAATGGGGTCTCGGTCGCGCCTGA
- a CDS encoding DUF4326 domain-containing protein — MRPQRIVLSRRAGFDLQAASRALNGLAAQSVARPGPWGNPFTIDAVMAETGLDRAAAQAEAVQRHARWMRGEIEAARPRPPLSKVRADLGGKNLACWCREGTPCHVDTLISLAND; from the coding sequence ATGAGGCCGCAGCGGATCGTCCTCTCGCGGCGCGCGGGTTTCGATCTGCAGGCGGCCTCGCGCGCACTCAACGGTCTCGCTGCCCAATCGGTCGCGCGGCCCGGTCCCTGGGGCAATCCCTTCACGATCGATGCCGTAATGGCCGAAACCGGGCTCGATCGGGCTGCCGCACAGGCAGAAGCCGTCCAGCGTCATGCGCGCTGGATGCGCGGCGAGATCGAAGCGGCACGGCCCCGTCCGCCCCTGTCAAAAGTCCGCGCCGACCTTGGCGGCAAGAACCTGGCGTGCTGGTGCCGTGAAGGCACACCCTGCCACGTCGATACCCTCATTTCGCTGGCCAATGACTGA
- a CDS encoding trimeric intracellular cation channel family protein, producing MLLIAFYIAVAAEAMTAALAAGRRSMDWFGVCLIACVTALGGGTIRDILLDHYPLVWVANPYILLMVCAAALLTIPLARLVDRLRWPFLLLDALGLVVFTVIGCNIGIEAGVHPIIVIVAGMVTGTAGGILRDVLCNDVPLIFQGELYASVSMVAGIVYFLGLSGGVQQDLMALIAIVLGFTLRVLAIAFKWEMPKFVYDRDMRK from the coding sequence ATGCTGCTGATCGCCTTCTACATCGCCGTCGCCGCCGAAGCGATGACCGCCGCCCTTGCTGCCGGGCGGCGCAGCATGGACTGGTTCGGCGTCTGCCTCATCGCCTGCGTTACGGCGCTGGGGGGCGGTACCATCCGCGATATCCTGCTCGATCACTATCCGCTGGTGTGGGTGGCCAATCCCTATATCCTGCTCATGGTGTGTGCGGCCGCCCTGCTCACCATTCCGCTGGCGCGCCTTGTCGATCGGCTGCGCTGGCCGTTCCTGCTGCTCGACGCCCTCGGTCTCGTGGTCTTCACGGTCATCGGCTGCAATATCGGCATCGAAGCGGGTGTGCACCCGATCATCGTCATCGTGGCCGGCATGGTCACGGGGACGGCGGGCGGCATCCTGCGCGACGTCCTCTGCAACGACGTGCCGCTGATCTTCCAGGGCGAACTCTATGCCAGCGTTTCGATGGTCGCCGGCATCGTCTACTTCCTGGGCCTCAGCGGCGGCGTCCAGCAGGATCTGATGGCGCTGATCGCCATTGTCCTCGGCTTTACCCTGCGCGTCCTGGCGATCGCGTTCAAATGGGAAATGCCCAAATTCGTCTACGACAGGGACATGCGCAAATGA
- a CDS encoding peptidase M15 has protein sequence MRQPRSVRALEAFSRVRLSKSFFMRDFLYSEIAAINGFTNLPDDPDLAIAAGRRLCEELLEPLQARLGRISIRSAYRSPEVNRFGNENRLNCASNEKNLAHHIWDRRDAAGRMGATACVIVNRFIPYYERTGDWEALAWWIHDHLPYSAMEFFPKFAAFNLQWREEPVRQIYSMIPPRRGWLTKPGMENHDGEHGNAYAAMLEDLR, from the coding sequence ATGCGTCAGCCCCGCTCCGTCCGCGCGCTGGAAGCCTTCAGTCGCGTGAGGCTCTCCAAGAGCTTTTTCATGCGCGATTTTCTGTATTCCGAGATCGCCGCGATCAACGGTTTCACCAACCTGCCCGACGATCCGGACCTCGCCATCGCTGCCGGCCGACGGCTTTGCGAAGAGCTGCTCGAGCCCCTGCAGGCACGGTTGGGCCGCATCTCGATCCGCTCGGCCTATCGATCGCCCGAGGTCAACCGCTTCGGCAACGAGAATCGGCTCAACTGCGCCAGCAACGAGAAGAACCTTGCCCACCATATCTGGGACCGCCGCGATGCCGCCGGGCGCATGGGTGCCACGGCCTGCGTCATCGTCAACCGCTTCATTCCCTATTATGAGCGGACGGGCGATTGGGAGGCCCTGGCCTGGTGGATACACGATCACTTGCCCTACTCCGCGATGGAGTTCTTTCCCAAGTTTGCGGCATTCAACCTGCAGTGGCGCGAAGAGCCTGTCCGGCAGATCTATTCCATGATCCCACCCCGGCGCGGCTGGCTGACCAAGCCGGGCATGGAGAACCATGACGGCGAGCATGGCAACGCCTACGCCGCCATGCTGGAGGATTTGCGCTAG
- a CDS encoding cupin domain-containing protein, with product MTEPKLFAQPNETEWTVLAPGNTRRVLIHLPELMQVEFGFEKGAVGALHSHPHIQVSYVAEGSFEVTIDGVTQVVGQGGSFIVPPDVVHGVVALEKGRLVDVFTPHRADFL from the coding sequence ATGACCGAACCCAAACTCTTCGCCCAGCCCAACGAAACCGAATGGACGGTGCTGGCACCGGGCAATACCCGGCGCGTGCTGATCCACCTTCCTGAACTGATGCAGGTCGAGTTCGGCTTCGAAAAAGGTGCGGTGGGGGCGCTCCACAGCCACCCGCACATTCAGGTCAGCTACGTCGCCGAGGGCAGTTTCGAGGTGACGATCGACGGGGTCACCCAGGTGGTGGGGCAGGGGGGCAGCTTCATCGTGCCGCCCGATGTGGTGCATGGCGTCGTGGCGCTGGAAAAAGGGCGTCTGGTCGACGTGTTCACGCCGCACCGGGCCGATTTTCTCTAG
- the kduD gene encoding 2-dehydro-3-deoxy-D-gluconate 5-dehydrogenase KduD: MDLQAFSLAGKTVMVTGANTGIGQGIALSVGRAGGKVIGVGRSSMEQTAALMAGQGADFVAVSADLGSTQAAQAMFEAAWDAHGPIDGLVNNAGIIKRVDAVDFTEDDWDQVMDINLKTMFFLSQSIGRKAIAAGRPARIVNIASMLSFQGGIRVASYTASKSGVLGITRLLANEWAAKGINVNAVAPGYIETNNTEALRNDPDRSASILGRIPAGRWGVPSDIGDAAVFLLAPASNYMHGAVIPVDGGWLAR, encoded by the coding sequence ATGGATCTGCAGGCCTTTTCTCTCGCCGGCAAGACCGTCATGGTCACCGGCGCCAATACCGGCATCGGCCAGGGCATCGCGCTGTCGGTCGGTCGTGCTGGTGGCAAGGTCATCGGCGTTGGCCGCTCCTCGATGGAGCAGACCGCCGCATTGATGGCGGGGCAGGGCGCCGACTTCGTCGCCGTCAGCGCCGATCTGGGCTCGACCCAGGCCGCGCAGGCCATGTTCGAAGCCGCCTGGGACGCGCATGGCCCCATCGACGGGCTCGTCAACAATGCCGGCATCATCAAGCGGGTCGATGCGGTGGACTTCACCGAAGACGACTGGGATCAGGTGATGGACATCAATCTCAAGACGATGTTCTTCCTCAGCCAGTCCATCGGCAGGAAGGCCATCGCCGCTGGTCGCCCGGCCCGCATCGTCAACATCGCCTCGATGCTGAGTTTCCAGGGCGGCATCCGCGTCGCCAGCTACACCGCCTCCAAGAGCGGCGTGCTCGGCATCACCCGGCTTCTGGCCAATGAATGGGCGGCGAAGGGCATCAACGTCAATGCCGTAGCGCCCGGCTATATCGAGACCAACAATACCGAAGCGCTCCGCAACGATCCGGATCGCTCGGCCTCCATCCTCGGCCGCATACCGGCCGGCCGCTGGGGCGTTCCATCGGATATCGGCGATGCCGCCGTGTTCCTGCTCGCCCCTGCTTCCAACTACATGCATGGCGCCGTCATCCCCGTCGATGGCGGATGGCTTGCGAGGTAA